acacatcctaaaccttggcgtgaagcatcacaatagatcacgaaatcatcatttccttctggtaatgacaaaatgggtgcagacgttaacttcttctttaataactggaatgaggattcctgttccgtggaccaatcatacttctttcccttttgagtcaatgcagttaagggtttggcgattctagagaaatcttgaatgaatcttcggtagtaaccagcaagacctaagaattggcggatttgtgttggagtcttcggtgtttcccatttactaatggcttcgatcttggcggggtcaactttaattccatgtttactgacaacatggcccaaaaattgtacttcttgtaaccagaaatcacacttcgaaaattttgcgtacaattcttctttcttgagtatctctagtaccagtcttaagtgttgctcatgttcttccttgttcttcgagtaaatcaatatgtcgtcgataaaaacaatgacaaatttgtctaaatacggtctacagatgcgattcattagatccatgaatactgctggagcattagtcaatccaaaaggcatgactaaaaattcatagtgaccgtaacgggttctgaacgctgttttaggaacatcttcttccttcactctcagctgatgatatccggagcgtagatcaatcttagaataaacacttgatccttgcaattgatcaaacaaatcatcaatcctcggtaatgggtaccgattcttgatcgttaatttgtttaattctcggtaatctatgcacattctcatagatccatccttcttcttgacgaacagaataggagcaccccaaggtgaaaaactaggacgaataaatccacggtccgataattcttgcaactggtcttgtaattcttgcatttctgaaggtgcaagtctatatggagatcgggctacaggtgcagctcctggtatgagatcaatctggaattctacacatctgtgtggaggtagccccggtaattcttctggaaatactccgggatattctcttacaaccggcatgtcattaatgcatctttcttcagtatcgatcttctttacatgtgccagaatagcataacaaccttttcttataagtttctgggccttcatacagctgataaagttcagctttaagttgctcttctccccataaatcattaatgacgtttcatccttacgagggatgcggattgctttctcagcgcaaacaacttccgctcttgttttagacatccagtccatgccaacgattacgtcaaaacttcctaattctacgggtatcaaatcgattttgaaggtttcaccagcgagattcatttcgcaaccatggcaaattttatcggcttttatcagtttaccattagctaattcaatagtatatttatcgtctagaggtaatgatgcacattttagtttaaaactaaagtctttacacatataacttctatcagcacccgtatcaaacataatagaagctagttgattattaacggtaaacgtacccgtgacaagattaggatcctcacgtgctttactggcactaacattggAGGGACGAGTCGGGGACGAGTCGGGAATGAGGCGGGGATGAGTCAGGCATTGACCAACattgacttttagtaataaataACTTAAGCATATATATACTACATGTATACACATAAATATGTCAAATGTAAAACATTAATATTTGAACAAAATTATATGGTACAAAATTTGATCTTAAAAGATACAACTTTTTTTAcctaactttgactttgaccaactcAATCCCGACTTTTTAGCTTTGACCGACTGTGAAGGCAGTTTGGGGGAGTCGGGACAAGCTAGTCCCCAAACTGACGCGTCAGCCGACTTTTACAACAGTGAGAAAtttaaacatatgacaaaataccgCAAGGCATTTTGTGTGGTTCCTCATGGAGGGAAAATTTGTCCAAAATTGTGTGGTTCTACTTAATAAGTAAACCATGTTGAAAAGTGGATCTGAACCTACTAAAAATTACTTTGCGGGTTTGGGTTTCTAATTGCAATTTTTATTTGTGTTTTGTTGGTTTACACAGAAACAAGAACGGCAGATGAGTTGTCAAAGATTATGGCTTTCTTTTACTATGGAGGAGCTAAGCCACTGTGCTTAAATACCTCCGGAATCATAAATGAGGCAATACCCGGTTTCACCATCAAGAAACAGTTGTGAAAGTTCATACTGCACGAGTTGTACTTTACGTAGGAAAAGTTGTATACTGGTAGATCTGTTTCTTAAGCTCCTGAAAAGGCTTAGTCAATGTGAATTGTAGTTTGTTGTAAACCTTACAGTGCATGAGGAATGTTTTGAAAAGGTAATGAAATGAATAATCATATGGTGAATTGTCTATATTTTGTTCTTGTGCCATTTATGTTGGATATTTAATTTAATGGTTTGCAGGTATCTTTTTTATTACTGTCATACAGAGTTTGATTGCTCACTACTTTTTTTTTATCCATTTTTTGCAATAAACTATTGGTCAATATTGATCAAAACCTTAAGTTACAGGATATTAATGTTTCTGGGTTACATGATCATCTAAATGCATGTATTATGTACATATTAAAAATATCAACTTGTATACAACCTATATCCTATCGTTAATATGCATGTGCATTATGTGCATACTACGATTTTGTAGGTGAAAATTTCGATTTATTGTAGGTGCGGAAAAAATTAACAAGAGAAATACGTGGTCTATACAACCTCTAAATTCATCACAagcaattatatataataaaaatacaaaattcatgcaaattacaaaataaaattaTCAATGACACACACAGTAAATGAACATATTTAAACAGATACTGGGGGCTTGAGAGCAATAACAGCTTTCTTAATCCTCTCAAAAGCGGCCTGTAACGTGTTGAGGGATGCTGCATACGATATCCTGATGCACGTATCATCTCCAAATGCATCTCCGGGTACAAGGGCAACCTGGGAAATTCAAGACATTATGTTTTCTTACTTTATTTTTTCTAAAAGATTCCAACTTGATGTTTGAATCCAACATTTGACTTAAAAAAAAGTGTATGTTATATATTATTACCTGACCCTGTTCTAACAAATACCGGCACAAAGACTCTGAATCATTAATCAAACCAAACCCATCAACCTCCACACCATAGTAATAGCTGAAATCAAGAAATAGGTAAAAAGCACCCTGCAAAAACCAAATGTTAGAACCATGTGTGAGATTTGTATATAAAGTTGGTTCCTTTATATGCATTTAAGCCAAACGAAATAATAATTGTACCTGAGGTTCAGATATTTTGACACCGTCTAATTCCCCAAAAGCCGAGACCAAAAAATCGCGTCGTTCACGAAAGGCTTTGACCATATGTGATACAGCTTCTCCACCTGCGTATCCCATTGCTAAAGCAGCAACTGCAGCCTTCTGAGCTATACTACTCGCACCTGAAGTAgactgattgaaaaaaaaaaaaaaaattgtatcatAAAATATCAAACTTGACAAAACATAAGATGCAAaacagttattaatgaaacattatgTACCTGACTTTGAATTTTGTTACAGGCAGCAATGAAGTGTTTAGGACCAGCAATATATCCAAGTCTCCAACCAGTCATTGCAAAAGCCTAcacaaagacatatttattaagccATGGCTAATTAAAATATGATAAGAAAAAACATTCTGAGTATATTAGTGAAAAACCCGACCATTAACGCAAGTATATACCTTAGAGAACCCGTTGACTGTTAGTGTACGTTCCCACATGCCAGGCAAAGATGCAAAGCTTGTGTGGACAGCTGGAGCATATATTATGTGCTCGTATATTTCGTCAGAGAGAACCTACATAAAACCAACAACAATAAGGTTCAAATTAGTTTAGAGCTAAAGGTGGCAACTTCAACCCATTAACTTATAAATGAACTTGGACTTTTATACtgttatcattatcataactatagatatttacatatttataattaaaatacaaacttgaaataaaaatgataaaatgtttATTGGTCAATTTACCAAGAGTCTAGGATGCTTTGCAACAACTCGAGCAATCTCTTCAAGCAATTCTTTAGGATAAACCGAGCCCGTTGGGTTAGACGGAGAACAAAGAATTAGAAGACGAGACTTTTCAGTAAGCTTAGATTCAAGAAGCTTCGGATCTAACAGAAAATTTTCCGAGATGCTCGCAGGAAGAATCACAGGTGTCGCATCAGCCAACCTCGCCATTTCAGGATAACTCACCCAAAACGGAGCTGGAATCATAACCTGAAAACATAAAATTTTGCAAGAAATTGTCAAAAtttatttatcaaaatatataaGACAAAAAGTATATTGAAATCAACCTCGTCTCCTGGGGAACAAACGGCAAGAATCGCTTGTAATATACTCTGTTTCGCCCCGTTACTGACCACAATCTGCTCAGGTGTGTATAAAAGATCATTCTCGTCtacaattaaaaaaaattaaagcttTATAAATCAATTATTAATCCTTTCTTAAAGGATGAGAACAATGCAGTAATGTCTAAATTGAAACTTACCTTTTAGTTTGTTACATATTGCCGTTCGTAGTTCAAGGGTACCGGCATTAGGAGTGTACCGTGTATAACCTTCACGAATTGCGTTTATTCCAGCTTCGGCAATAACAGACGGTGTGTCAAAATCGGGTTCTCCGGCAGCTAAACGGATTACGGGAACACCTGATTCTACAAGGGCAGTTGCTAGATCGGTTATAGCGACAGTTTTCGAAGGCTTTACGGAATTGACTCTAGGGCTCAAAGTGGTATCAAGTTCCATTTGGTCAAAGTTGTTTTCTAATATAACTGCTGAACAAATTGTAGAGGACTTATTATGTCTTCTAGTCTCCAAAGATCTGCTCAAAAATACAGATAAAACCGGAATCAATCTTTTATTGTGGTATAATCGAAGCATGAATTGGTCACCACAATATGTTATTTAATCCACCTGATATTAAATTTCAAATAATAACAAAGTTCATCTTCATCTTTATATTCAAAACGATTAAGAGAAGTAGTAATGTTTCATGTTCTTTCGTATGTGTATTCTACAATAATGACAGATAATGATCTGTAGGATTTAATCTTAACATGCATATGAGTTTTCATAATCTGATGGAATGTATATTATTAGCACCTAAATGTGTTAACATACTATAGTATACTTAGGTGAAACTATCTATCTAAGGCTTTTAACAATTATTCATGGACTCAAATATCACAATTTTTGCAGCATCAATTCAGTAACATTAATCATTCTGTATGATTATATTATATAAGTAAAACTTGATTCCTACTAAAACTCATCCAATATCTCATCCTTAAAACTATATGTTTCAAGCAAAAAGGACATCCTTTTTTGGAAATTAGGTCAAAATTAtaagaaatgaaaaaaaaaaaaaaaaatttgtaaattatatatCCAAATAAAAACTACTCCGTAATAAAATGTCAATTGAATAAAAAATTAATAATTGAAGGCAAGTTGCAGTGAAAAATCCAATAAGAAATATAGCATTATCAAAATGTAAAAATAAGTAAGCATACTTGATTGACAAATTGGTGTTCAACTTGGAAGAAAAAGAGAGTGCCGTTGTTACTGTTGATTTGAGTGAAGAATCAAAAGCAAAACCTGCAGATTGATGATTGAATGAGGATGATGAAGTGGAAGAAATGGTAGAATAAATTTGAGCAGACATGTTTAATTGAATTTTGCTACAATTTGGATTGGAATTGGAATCTGAGGTGGAATCATCATTTGCCTAATTTATGCAAAATGGGGGTTGGAGTTAGGTAACGAGGGGTAGGTGAGTTTGATTCAGTGTATGTTTACGTCAACAGAGTCGTTTgttttttctttcatttttttaATGATAAGACTAGTATTTTAACCGATGTggtcctcacacaccaatttttaATCTATGTATATTTTTTATCATAAAATTTATAGTTATGTCTCTAAATTAATCTAGGTAGTTGaaattgtattattattgtaaGAATAATTAAGTGTATATTAGGTAATTAGGTATATATGGATCAAAATGCAGTATGTGAGGATCACCTCCCTTGTTTTAATGCCAAATTGCTAAAAAAAATTCTCAATTTTTCAATAAAAAATACtctctgtttaaaaaaaaaactttctaCCTAACTATTTTTGTCTATCCCAAAAATATTGTCCcttactttaaataataataaaaaatcacTAAAATTTCAGTTACAccctttttattattaaaaattcagcaATTAATTTATAACTTACTTTttataacaacattaaatgatggaTAAATTAAAAAATTTACTAATATATCTTAAATCCAATAAAAAATCAAACCAGACATTCTTTTTGGAACGGATGGAGTATATCGTTTTTGTATCTGATCGTTGCTAAATATTCATTTGCATCCTTAATTTAAGGTGAGATTCAAGGGATAAATCTCACCCCTTGGATCATGTGATGAACGGGACAATCACATGTGTTTAGTAGCCCTTAAATTTAATATAATCATATGTGATTGTCAGATTACTCTTCCTTTATTTTTGTGTTTAATCTTGATCATTAATCACATGTGATCCAAGGCTGGTAATAACATATGATGGTCTCGCCCATCACATGATCTAAGTGCTGAGATTTATCCTTTGGATCTCAATTTAAATTAAGGATTCAAATGAATATTGTAGCGACCCAAaatatcgtcaagtgacggcgtcgactacgtaggtcccattacctggtcataagtctttaaaacagacgtttgacccaaaatatgtcgcatccattcaagtgtaaagattgtttcaaagtttacaaggataattgaccacaagttaagttacaacgttataagtacaaatgaaaactatgcgacacagtttaaataagttcaaaagatgctccaaaatgcatgtatactcgacatccaagcaagtatcaaaagagtgcggaagcatgtatcactaagcattcaaaacctgagaaaacatagaagaatctgtcaacgaaaacgttggtgaaatcataggtttagtaagtattaaacgttgtttttgaaccacaagattttgtatttccataacgtagattatccaaatcatttgcattccaaaagtgttgttatacgcgagcactcaattatcaaaac
This genomic window from Rutidosis leptorrhynchoides isolate AG116_Rl617_1_P2 chromosome 2, CSIRO_AGI_Rlap_v1, whole genome shotgun sequence contains:
- the LOC139893077 gene encoding bifunctional aspartate aminotransferase and glutamate/aspartate-prephenate aminotransferase-like, translating into MSAQIYSTISSTSSSSFNHQSAGFAFDSSLKSTVTTALSFSSKLNTNLSIKSLETRRHNKSSTICSAVILENNFDQMELDTTLSPRVNSVKPSKTVAITDLATALVESGVPVIRLAAGEPDFDTPSVIAEAGINAIREGYTRYTPNAGTLELRTAICNKLKDENDLLYTPEQIVVSNGAKQSILQAILAVCSPGDEVMIPAPFWVSYPEMARLADATPVILPASISENFLLDPKLLESKLTEKSRLLILCSPSNPTGSVYPKELLEEIARVVAKHPRLLVLSDEIYEHIIYAPAVHTSFASLPGMWERTLTVNGFSKAFAMTGWRLGYIAGPKHFIAACNKIQSQSTSGASSIAQKAAVAALAMGYAGGEAVSHMVKAFRERRDFLVSAFGELDGVKISEPQGAFYLFLDFSYYYGVEVDGFGLINDSESLCRYLLEQGQVALVPGDAFGDDTCIRISYAASLNTLQAAFERIKKAVIALKPPVSV